In the Duncaniella freteri genome, one interval contains:
- a CDS encoding helix-turn-helix domain-containing protein, translating to MADLTNAQKKEWAKTLYLRENLTQQEIADRVGCSRVTVSNWMRAGKWEEQKVGITLTRQEQVGNLYRQVAEINRAIAGRPEGDRFATSKEADILGKLAAAISKMEQETGIADIISVLTGLIEWLRPHDIEKAKEITRIADAYIKDKL from the coding sequence ATGGCAGATTTGACTAACGCCCAGAAGAAGGAATGGGCAAAAACCCTATACCTCCGTGAGAACCTCACCCAGCAGGAGATAGCCGACCGGGTAGGGTGCTCCCGCGTGACCGTGTCGAACTGGATGCGGGCCGGTAAATGGGAGGAGCAGAAAGTGGGTATCACCCTGACCAGGCAGGAGCAGGTCGGCAACCTGTACCGTCAGGTGGCGGAGATAAACCGGGCTATCGCCGGACGACCCGAGGGTGATCGGTTCGCAACTTCAAAGGAGGCCGACATCCTCGGCAAACTCGCGGCGGCCATCTCAAAGATGGAACAGGAAACAGGCATAGCCGACATTATCAGTGTGCTGACCGGCCTTATCGAATGGCTGCGCCCCCATGACATCGAAAAGGCGAAGGAGATAACACGTATTGCAGACGCCTACATAAAAGACAAATTATGA